From the Triticum urartu cultivar G1812 chromosome 4, Tu2.1, whole genome shotgun sequence genome, the window TTCAGGAGAAACGAGGATATTAGACATGGATATAGGAATGGAGTTAGACGGAAAATATGTATGACCAATATGAGTGATGGGAAGGGAAGAGCCGTCACCGACGCTGATGCGGTTGGAGGTGTGGACAGGATGAGCGGTGTGAAGGTTACCGGGGTACGCCGCCATGTGAGCGGTGGCGCCGATGTCCATGTACCAATCGCCGCTGCCAGTGTAGCTGGACAGGGAAGGAGCGTTGTGGAGAGCCGCCGGGAGGGCCGGGTCCCACGGTGCAGGCGGGAGAGGCGGCGCAGCCGTCAGGGGTAGCAGCGGCGGCCCACCTGACGGCGGCTGCTGACCGTAGGGCGCCGCGTAGGGCTGCAGCGCGGGGTAGTACGCCTGGTGTGGCTGAGGCCGAGTGCCGAGAAGGCCTGGAGCAGGGGCCCGAGGAACCAGCATGGAGTAGGTGTGGACAACGCCGGTCCATAGGTTCTGGCCGGCGTACCACAGGGCCGGCTGAGGGGCCTGCTGTGGCGGGCGGGGCGCTCCTCCCtgagcaccgccgccgcccccctgCTTGCGGCCGCCACGACGACCGCCGCGACGATCACCCTCCCCCCCCCCGTTGGCCGCCGGCTGGGGCGGCGGGAAGGGGGCGGCCGGTGCGGGCGGGAACCCGGGTAGGAAGGCGGGCGCCGCCGACTGGGGCGGCGTCGGACGTGGCGGTGGCGGGGCCGAACCCCCGCGGATGCCTGCGACGAGGGCGGTGTGGGTCGCGCGAGTCCGTGCCACCCGCATCCGGCGTTCCTCCAACTTGAGGTACGCGACCACCTTGGCGAAGGTGGGCTCCGGGATAAGGGTGAGATTGGAGGCGGCGTTTCCGAAGTCCTCGTTGAGGCCGCCGGAGAGGGTGCTGATGAGGAGCTCGTCGCCAATCTTTTCCCCGAGATCACGTAGCTCATCGGCGAGCTTCTTGAGGCGCATGCAAAAATCATCGATGGATGAGTCAAGTTGCTGGCACCCGTAAAACTCACCATAGAGCAGGACCTTGCGCTGTAGCCGATTGTCCGTGAAGAGGCCGTTGAGCTTGGTCCAGACCGCATAGGCGTCGTCTTCGTCGTTCACCACGGTGTGAAAGAGGTCACTGGAGATGGTGAGGTAGAACCAGCGGATGATGGTGGCGTCGAGGATCATCCACTCCTCATCGTGGATCATGAGCGCCGAGTCCACGGTGCCGTCCACGTGGCCGTGCAGGAGGTACTCACGGAACACAAGCGAAAAATACCGCTTCCAAGCGGAGTAGGAGGCGGTGGTGTGATCAAGCTTGACCGGAACGCGCTCGTGGATGTTGAGGTCGCGGACGAGAGTGACATCGGGACCGGCAAACGGGTTGAAAACGGTGAACGAGGAGGAGCTCATGGCTAGGGTTCGGCGCGGGTGGAGGGAGACTGGGTGCGGCGCGGGTGGGAGGGGATGGGGAGGTTAGCGGCGTGggtgggaggggaggggagggttGCGGCGCGGGTGAGGGAGGCGGAAGCGGGAGCCCGCGACGGCGGCGGCCttggagaggcggcggcggcggcgagcgagATGGTGGGAGAGGCGACGGTGAccagcggcggcggtggcgaccggaaggagggtggcggcggcggcggggaggaggggcggcggcggcggcgcggaggcggTGGCGACTAGGGTTAGGATCGTGTTGCGATAGATACCATGTAGAAGGACAAGATATGGGCTGTGCAATCTCAATGTATTGGTCGGTGCATCAGACACGTGTATATAAGTACAGAGATGGACcacaacctcaactatacaaAGGAAATAGAAAATGAGCCCTACACACAAATATACACGTACACAATATACTCAACAACCAACATACACCAGCTTATGTACTAGTAAGTACTACTGATGAATGTTTGCTGGATCTAAAAAGTACATGGAGCGGAGAATGGACTGGATGGACATGGAGTTTAAGCCTCAAGATCCTGAGGGCAAGCTCCCTACTTCCATGCGGTTCGGGCCGCTGGTCACCCGAGCAAAGTTCTACCAGGTGTGCTCGCCGGAGGTAACACCTGTCGCTCTGTTAATACCCGGCGTTAGGAAATTAATCCTAACGCCGTTGCATGTTGTTGGCAGGACCTCACGCTGGGAAGATCCCTGATGAGGGTCGGCTCGATGTTCGTGGACGACCTGAAACTGCAGCCACCGTACACCGAGGCTCGCTACGGGTCTGTGCGCAAGGTGTTCATCGTCCTCAAGGACGACAACGCCATCTTCGAGGGGTTCCAACGGTGGATGGTGCAGAACTACCCCGTGGACGAGGTCAGGGAAATCCACGGCGCGGACCACATGGCGTTGCTCTCGACGCCGGCCGAGCTCGCGCGCTGCCTCGCCGACATCGCCGGCAACTATGCTGCCTGCATTGTCGATGGTGTGGCGCCCGTTGCTCGTTGCCGGTATTAGTTTTTGATTTGTCAGTACTGTGGCCGTCGTTGCCGGCCTTTGTTACCGATCTCTCTACAGTACGTACGTACTGCTCTTGCTACCTCATGGTCGGGCCGGCTGGCCGACAATTATTTTGATTCTTAAAATAGCCACAAGTTCCAAGACATTTATATCGTACTCAATTTCAGACATATGATGTTTCACATTCATATAGTGCTGCCTGGAACTTTGTGGCTATTTTAATTCATAATCAAAATAATTGTAGGTGAGCACCTACTCGTTGTCGAACCATTATGATCAACGTCATGGGCAGATTTCCCCTGCACAGCACAGGCCCCATTTAGTAAGGACAGTAAAACTGTGGACTCTCATATATACCGGTAATACTAGAAAGTAATTTAAACTGGTAACATACGTCTGTTACTATCTTTATAGTGGTATATCAATAAGTCTTCATTTATTTAGATGTAGGCTCATTTTGCCTTCTACATTTCTGTTATGTTACGGTAACATATTATATTACCACAAACACCTCTTTTCTTGATCCACTAAGTGGGCTAGGTGTACTGAGAGTGATTATTCTTGTAGAAAAATCAACACATTGTGGTTAACTGGGCCTGAAGCTTGCACAAAGCCCATCAAGCAAGTACCTAGGCCCTTGGAGCTCCTATACACAGCGTCTTGCGCACGATGCCGGGAGCTCCTAGTTGGTGCCTTCTGCGCCGGTTACCTTAAGTGGCGCCTGTAGGGCGTCGTTGCTGGGCTGTTTCTTCACTGGCCCAAGTAGTTGCGCGCTTATACTGTTTCTTTCGACTGTTTCTTCGTTCTGCTGTTTGTTCGTTCTGTTGTTTCTTCTACCTTTCGACAGTACAATTCGAACTGCAAATTTCTTTCTGAATATGTATGAATTGAAATATGCTTGAACAAAATATGGAACAAACTTTCTTAACAGTGGAAAAATCTCCATAAGTCACAGAAACCTGCTGATTGAAATCTTTAAGAATTTGGATCTGGCTTCCAGTAATTTAGTTGTTTGAAAGGAAAATTGTTTGTAAGAAGTACAACTGAATTTAGAAATTAATGCTCTGGACAGATTTCGAACATGTGCGATTTTCACTAACAAACGAGTTCTGCTAACCACTCGGACTACTTACGACTAGTGATAGGTAACAGCGCAAATTATGTAATAACAGTGTTGCAGTGCTATTTTATTGGACAAAACTGTACCAATTactattttttgaattatttgacAAACAAAAATCGTGAATTTGAATAGGTTCATAGATTTCGAACaaagttcatcgattttcaaGAAAAATTCCCAAACTTGAAAAACGTTCATCAATTTTCAAACAAAAGCTCATCGATTTTGAATATGTTCATcgaaatttgaaaaaagttcatcgaaattgaaaaaagttcatggatttcaAAATTAGTTCATCAATTTTCAAGAAAAGTTCACAaacttgaaaaaagttcatcaattctTAAACAAAAAGTTCAGCAAAtttaaaaaagttcatggattttcaaaaaaagttcatcaattttctAGAAAAGTTCACAAACTTGAAAAAAAGCTCATTGAGATTGAAAAAAGCTCATGAATTTTCGAAGAAAGTTCATCGAGTTTGAAAAACAAGTTCATGATTTTTTAGAAAATTTCACAAAAATTGAAAAACAGTTCATGGATTTTTGAAAAGTTCACAATTTTGGAAAAAGTTGACTGGATTTGGAAAAAAGGCTCATCAAATTTGGAAAGAAATCCTCGATTTTTTTTAAAAGTGCATCATTATCAAAAAGGTTCATTGCATTTGAAAAAAAGTCCATTCAAAAATACAGAAGGAACAGATTCAAAGGAAAAAAGAACACatatttaaaaaatgaaaaaaataagaaTACCCGGATAACAACCGCCCCAGAAATGACCAATGAACCGTGAAAAAACCGGCTTGGGAAGTTTTTTGACGCTTCCCAAAACCAAGGGATTTCCGCGATTGAAGatacaaataaaaataaaaaaagccAGTTACGAAACAGTGGTTGTTCGATGGCCTAGTGGTAGCTGTGTTGGGGTCGCTGCAACTGATCGTGAGTTCGAACTTTCGCGGCGCACATTTTTTGAACTTTTAAACAGAAAAGAAGATatacatgggccggcccaggtcgCAGCGGCTGCAGGCGCCCGTTTGCGAAATGCCCTATAACGGGCGCCTGCAGCGCTAAATAGGAAATGCCCACGATGCCGCACGCCGCACAGGGGGACAGAGCCTGATTGGGCCGGCCCACTTACATACAAGCTTGACGTTGTATCGCCCGGGTCGTTGTGGTGCAAGTGTGCATCATAAAAATCCCCGAAAAAGCTGAGCGCCGGCTTGTGATCGAATTTGGGACCTCTAGTTGCTGAATTGTTGTTGCTACCCACTAGAGCTGATGGGCGCTGGTGATTGTGAACACCGCCAAACATTAAAAGAAATATCTCTTGCGGCAGATAAAAAATGTTTAGAACCTTTTTGAAAATTTCTTGAATTTTTTTTGCTTTGTTGAAAGTCTGAACGGTTTTTTAAAAGTGATTTTTTAACATTATTTAAAAACGcaaacaatttttgaaaatcTGAACAAATTTAGGAAatgtgaacaatttttgaaaatcTAGACATTTTAAAATTATGAGTTCTTAAAAAAGCATTATTTTTTTTGTAAACATGAAAACTTTTTAAAAATTCTGAGCAATTTTTAAAAATGTGAAaaatttcaaaattttgaacACTTCCTAAAAATTGTCAGGAATTTTTTAAAGACATGATTTTTTAAAAAATGCTAATATTTTCTGAAAATCTGAACAAAAATGAAAATAAGAGCATTTTTGAAATTATGAATTTAATGAATataagaaacaaaaaaacaaataagaaaaatcaaaataaaaacaaaaaagcagaaaaagaaagaaaagaaaaaaatatgtttAGGACctttctagaaggttcccaaaaccggtcATGAACCTTTAGGAGGTTCACAAAACTGGTGGCTCGCACGCTTAGTAGGTCGGCCCCATTTTTCTATTGAGTGTGCATATGGTCGACTATTTGCTGCAAAATGCGACAAATAGGAAATTCCCTGCAACACCGTCACAATCAGCCCCCTTCCATATTCTCCTTAACCGCCCCTGTCAACAACGCATTCGTCCAATCAACCTACGTCCATCACCCTGCGATGAAAAAAAACTGCAACTGGTGTCATCGCCTCTCCCATCCAATGGCGGATCTAGCTCCCGACGACCTGGGGCAGCTGCCCGGGCTGCTTCGGCCATTCTTGACTAAACAGCACAAAGAAACCATGATTAACATTACTAATTAGTTGGGCAAATGCTGCGTTGTGCAAAGATTTTGCCCCGGTTCCATCAGCTGGCTGGCTCCGCCACTGCTCCCATCCCCATTACTGACGACGAACATGGAGCGACCGACAATTTGATTTTGCCGGACGAGGAGGTGCGGTTTACTGTTAGAATGTGACATCCTCTGTCACTTGAATCCTTCATCGTCAACCACGTCTCTACCTCCAGTCCCTACTCCACCAATGCGATGGTCATGACGATGTTGATGGTTCACATCATCTAGGTAAAGCACGCCCTTCTCTCAAATTCCACAATTCCCAATATATTCTTGGCTTCAGGGCACTCTTGGTGGGCAACATCTACATAGTCCTCTTATCCTCTCTTGCTGAACATGGGACTTTTCCTCTAACCCGACAGCCACCAGTCTGTCACCACAAATCCCCCCTCCTCATTAAGGCCTAGACCTGGACAATTCTCGATTCATGTAGATAGTGCCTAGTCCTCTAACATGACAGTGTACCCAATTGCTGGTTAGTTGAGTATGTACTACCTCCATTCTAGTTTATTGGTCTTCTTCGTATTTTGTGCctaattttgaccataaatttaactaacacAATGTTAATGTATGTCACCAAAAATGATATAGTTGGATTTGTACTTGAACATATTTTTTCTAATATAATTTTTGCTATGTATAAGTTATATTTTATTAGTTGGGATCATGGTTAAAATATGACCCTGAATACTAGGGGGCTAATAAACCAGGACGGATATAGTAGTTATTTACAGAGAGAAGATCTATGTTTCTCTCTTCATGTAAACCTGTTCAATTTTTTTTGGCTGCCAAAActttaatgtttatatatgactCATAGAGAAATGTCAAATCAAGTCCTACATTGAGAGCATCCATAACAGATGTATTACTTTTTCCTTTCTCGAGTTTGTTATTTGCAAATGAACAACATATTCTTTATATGTCTGAAAGCTTAGTCATGCCTCCCGTTTGTTCTATTTACTTTTAAAGCTTAACATTTTTTACATATTACTAATACTAAcggttggaaatatgccctagtggcaataataaaaggattattattatatttccttgttcatgataattgtcttttattcatgctataattgtgttatccggaaatcgtaatacatgtgtgaatacatagacaccaacatgtccctagtaagcctctagttgactagctcgttgatcaacagatagtcatggtttcctgactatggacattggatgtcattgataacgagatcacatcattaggagaatgatgtgatggacaagacccaatcctaaacatagcacaagatcgtatagttcgtttgctagagtttttccaatgtcgagtatcttttccttagaccatgagatcgtgtaactcccggataccgtaggagtgctttgggtgtaccaaacgtcacaacgtaactgggtgactataaaggtatactatgggtatctccgaaagtgtctattgggttgacacggatcaagactgggatttgtcactccgtatgacggagaggtatctctgggcccactcggtaatgcatcatcataatgagctcaaagtgaccaagtgtctggtcacgggatcatgcattacggtacgagtaaagtgacttgctggtaacgagattgaacgaggtattgggataccgacgatcgaatctcgggcaagtaacgtaccgattgacaaagggaattgtatacggggttgcttgaatcctcgacatcgtggttcatccgatgagatcatcgagagcatgtgggagccaacatgggtatccagatcccgctgttggttattgaccggagagccatctcggtcatgtctacatgtctcccgaacccgtagggtctacacacttaaggttcggtgacgctagggttgtagagatatgaatatgcggtaacccaaaagttgttcggagtcccggatgagatcccggacgtcatgaggagttctggaatggtccggaggtgaagaattatatataggaagtgcagtttcggccatcgggagagtttcgggggtcaccggtattgtaccgggaccaccggatgggtcccgagggtccaccgggtgggaccacccatcccggagggccccatgggctgaagtggggaggggaaccagcccatagtgggctggtgcgccccccttggcccaccccccgcgcctagggttggaaaccctagggtgggggggcgccccacttgccttgggggccactccacccttggccgccgcccccctaggagatcccatctcctagggccggcgcccccctaggggagcctatataaagggggggagggaggggcagccgcacccttgactcttggcgcctccctctcccctgctacacctctccctctcacagaagaacggcgaagccctgctgcggtgactgctgcatccaccaccacgccgtcgtgctgctggatcttcatcaacctctcctccccccttgctggatcaagaaggaggagacgtcacgctgaccgtacgtgtgttgaacacggaagtgccgtccgttcggcgctaggatctccggtgatttggatcacgtcgagtacgacttcctcatccccgttctttgaacgcttccgcgcgtgatctacaaaggtatgtagatgcaatccgatcactcgttgctagatgaactcatagatggatcttggtgaaaccgtaggaaaatttttgttttctgcaacgttccccaacagtggcatcatgagttaggtctatgcgtagttctctttgcacgagtagaacacaatttgttgtgggcgtagatgttgtcaactttcttgccgctactagtcttattttgcttcagcagtattgtgggatgaagcagcccggaccaaccttacacgtacgcttatgtgagaccggttccaccgactgacatgcacta encodes:
- the LOC125554885 gene encoding salicylic acid-binding protein 2-like, with product MHMAAPADQASSKHFVLVHGVCVGGWAWFKVATRLRSAGHRVSTPDLAASGVDPRPLREVSTFFDYSKPLLDLLGSLPPGEKVVLVGHSLGGVSIALACELFPEKVAAAVFVSAFMPDHRSPPSYALEKYMERRMDWMDMEFKPQDPEGKLPTSMRFGPLVTRAKFYQVCSPEDLTLGRSLMRVGSMFVDDLKLQPPYTEARYGSVRKVFIVLKDDNAIFEGFQRWMVQNYPVDEVREIHGADHMALLSTPAELARCLADIAGNYAACIVDGVAPVARCRY